One Mycoplasmopsis caviae DNA segment encodes these proteins:
- the rpmE gene encoding 50S ribosomal protein L31, whose protein sequence is MRKNIHPQYFTVDATCSTCGKKFQFGSTKKSISVDVCSGCHVVYTGDRTKTKATGMIDKFNQRLAKQKQKTKK, encoded by the coding sequence ATGAGAAAAAATATACATCCACAATACTTCACAGTTGATGCAACATGCTCAACTTGTGGTAAAAAGTTTCAATTTGGCTCAACTAAAAAATCAATTTCTGTCGATGTTTGTTCAGGTTGCCATGTAGTTTATACAGGAGATAGAACAAAAACAAAAGCAACTGGTATGATTGATAAATTTAACCAACGTTTAGCAAAACAAAAGCAAAAGACTAAAAAATAA
- the gyrA gene encoding DNA gyrase subunit A: MSNKKNDKEKEVKSKLNLDDDKDPIIEELNEEYIPDEELFVAFKPQKNEAKVVDEEEEEVPQNKDDYVVQSQILESPKDGIHPIEVHKEMKNSFLEYAMSVIVSRALPDARDGLKPVHRRILFDMNELGITYSSQHRKSARIVGDVLGKYHPHGDSSVYEAMVRMAQDFSMRYPLVDGHGNFGSIDGDEAAAMRYTEARMSKLAGEMLDGIKKDTVDFVDNYDASEKEPSVLPAGFPNLLVSGGSGIAVGMATSIPPHNLGETIDATIALANNPDIDIYELMKFLPGPDFPTGAMILGNSGIKDAYLTGKGSIPIRSVAKVEEYSNGKGKIIVTEIPYEIKKTAIIEKIAELVKDKQIEGISDLRDESSREGIRIVIDVKKNVNPYVLLNKLYRQTNLQANYNVNFVALVNGEPKVLNLKQALEVYLKHQEDVVTRRLKFDLGKAEDRLHILEGLKIAVENIDEVIAIIKKSKTDAEAQTNLSKRFNLTEKQTKAIVDMRLGRLTGLAIENMLEEMAQLRSEIERILFILANHSELIKLIVQELSEIKEKYNDKRRTQINYEIQGTITDEDLIPQRDIVITTSSKGFVKRMDLEEYKTQRRGGVGIGTMKTYDDDDIASILTTTTHTDLLLFSNQARVYRIRAHEIPELSRQSKGVAFINIIPSLRVKEGERIVSMLPVDNYDEEHYLFTATKNGIIKKTRLSEYERINSNGKYAFNLREGDELIRAIIITDNDLLLLANDEERIVKFQAVDFRPISRTATGVKGMGLDDHQTVSSASSSQEGELVLTIGKKGFGKLTHHSLFRLIKRGGKGVKGINSKSAGNIVFARFVNPQDELLIITTSGLTIRTAISQISQTGRAAKGVKIINLKKREEIQAVEIIKIDEKTDPEATMAATAVVQSIIEQSQEISLDDTNSSEIESNAQ, translated from the coding sequence ATGAGTAACAAAAAAAATGACAAAGAAAAAGAAGTAAAAAGCAAACTTAATTTAGATGATGACAAAGATCCAATTATTGAGGAATTAAATGAAGAATATATTCCTGATGAAGAACTTTTTGTTGCTTTTAAACCACAAAAAAATGAAGCAAAAGTTGTTGATGAAGAGGAAGAAGAAGTACCGCAAAACAAAGATGACTATGTAGTTCAATCTCAAATTTTAGAATCTCCAAAAGATGGCATTCATCCTATCGAAGTGCATAAAGAGATGAAAAACTCATTTTTAGAATATGCAATGAGTGTTATTGTTTCTCGTGCTCTTCCTGATGCTCGTGATGGACTTAAACCTGTTCATAGACGGATTCTATTTGATATGAATGAATTAGGTATTACATATAGTTCTCAACACAGAAAAAGTGCTCGTATTGTTGGTGATGTTTTAGGTAAGTACCACCCTCATGGTGATAGCTCGGTTTATGAAGCAATGGTTCGTATGGCTCAAGACTTCAGCATGCGTTATCCACTTGTTGATGGTCATGGAAACTTCGGTTCAATTGATGGTGATGAAGCTGCTGCTATGCGTTATACAGAAGCTAGAATGAGTAAGTTAGCAGGAGAAATGTTAGATGGGATCAAAAAAGACACAGTTGATTTTGTTGATAACTATGATGCTAGCGAAAAGGAACCATCAGTTTTACCAGCAGGCTTTCCTAACCTTTTGGTTTCAGGCGGTAGTGGTATAGCCGTTGGTATGGCTACAAGTATTCCACCACACAACTTAGGCGAAACTATTGATGCAACTATTGCTTTAGCTAATAATCCTGACATTGATATTTATGAATTAATGAAATTTTTACCTGGTCCAGACTTCCCAACAGGTGCTATGATTTTAGGAAACAGCGGAATTAAAGATGCTTATTTAACAGGTAAGGGTTCAATTCCAATTAGGTCAGTAGCTAAGGTTGAAGAATACTCAAATGGTAAGGGTAAAATTATTGTTACCGAAATTCCTTACGAAATTAAGAAAACTGCAATTATTGAAAAAATCGCTGAGTTGGTTAAGGATAAACAAATTGAAGGTATTTCTGACTTGCGTGATGAAAGTAGTCGCGAAGGTATTAGAATTGTTATTGATGTTAAAAAAAATGTTAATCCTTACGTGTTATTAAATAAACTTTACCGTCAAACAAATTTACAAGCAAACTATAACGTAAACTTTGTGGCTCTTGTTAATGGAGAACCTAAAGTATTAAATCTTAAACAAGCTCTTGAAGTTTATCTAAAACATCAAGAAGATGTTGTTACAAGAAGACTTAAATTTGATCTAGGTAAGGCTGAGGATAGATTACATATTTTAGAAGGCTTGAAAATTGCTGTTGAAAATATTGATGAAGTGATTGCTATAATCAAAAAATCTAAAACTGATGCTGAAGCACAAACTAATTTATCTAAAAGATTTAATTTAACTGAAAAACAAACAAAAGCAATAGTTGACATGAGACTTGGACGTCTAACTGGGCTTGCTATTGAAAATATGCTTGAAGAAATGGCTCAATTAAGAAGCGAAATCGAAAGAATCTTATTTATCTTAGCTAACCACAGTGAGTTAATTAAATTAATTGTCCAAGAATTAAGTGAAATTAAAGAAAAATACAATGACAAACGTAGAACACAAATCAACTATGAAATTCAAGGTACTATAACTGATGAAGATTTAATTCCACAGCGTGATATTGTTATAACCACAAGTTCAAAAGGCTTTGTTAAAAGAATGGACTTAGAAGAATATAAAACACAACGTCGTGGTGGTGTTGGCATTGGTACAATGAAAACATATGATGACGACGACATTGCTTCAATACTAACAACAACTACTCATACAGACTTACTTCTATTTTCAAATCAAGCTCGCGTGTATCGTATTAGAGCTCATGAAATACCAGAATTATCACGTCAAAGTAAAGGTGTTGCATTTATAAATATTATCCCTTCACTTCGTGTTAAAGAAGGCGAGAGAATTGTTTCAATGCTCCCTGTTGATAACTATGACGAAGAACATTATTTATTTACAGCCACTAAAAATGGTATTATCAAGAAAACTAGATTAAGTGAATATGAACGAATTAACTCAAATGGTAAATATGCGTTTAATCTCCGTGAAGGCGACGAGTTAATTAGAGCAATAATTATTACAGATAATGACTTACTTCTTCTTGCAAATGATGAAGAACGAATTGTTAAATTCCAAGCTGTTGACTTTAGACCAATTAGTAGAACTGCAACAGGTGTTAAAGGAATGGGCCTTGATGACCACCAAACTGTTTCAAGTGCTTCATCAAGCCAAGAAGGTGAACTAGTTTTAACTATTGGTAAAAAAGGTTTTGGAAAGCTTACACATCATTCATTATTTAGATTAATTAAACGTGGTGGAAAAGGTGTAAAAGGTATTAATAGTAAATCGGCTGGAAATATTGTATTTGCACGCTTTGTAAATCCACAAGATGAACTACTAATTATTACAACAAGTGGGCTAACAATAAGAACTGCAATTAGCCAAATTAGCCAAACCGGTCGTGCTGCCAAAGGTGTTAAGATTATCAATCTAAAAAAACGTGAAGAAATTCAAGCAGTTGAAATTATTAAGATTGATGAGAAAACCGATCCAGAAGCAACAATGGCTGCTACTGCTGTTGTTCAAAGTATTATTGAACAAAGTCAAGAAATTAGCCTTGACGATACAAATAGTAGTGAAATTGAAAGTAATGCACAATAA
- the hrcA gene encoding heat-inducible transcriptional repressor HrcA, whose translation MAEISLNEEKKKILKYVIESYIEEGIPIGSQMLVEKYKLSISSSKVRYILNEFEDQGLLEKTHTSSGRIPSNIGYNYYVKNLVNKDSNVLYEKLKDIFARRRVSIDQTVKEAAKTICETVGITLVTSESNEDATLKSIQLVPLNNSEATIILVTSYGEVTSKTITIDLNLVSMEDLKIAIRIFKERLIDVPILKLKSTAEALTPILSETIKNYESILQSFVTNVFDFQIKNANVVYGKDNIILADDISRQDLSRILHLIENKSIWKTIESEIDEDKNLKIAIFDDHSTFISKKIETQNKIKEIALVGTNRMDYEKGFSALKALEEFIENKPITRKEEGEK comes from the coding sequence ATGGCTGAAATATCATTAAATGAAGAAAAAAAGAAAATTCTTAAATATGTAATTGAATCATATATTGAGGAAGGTATACCAATTGGATCTCAAATGCTTGTTGAGAAATATAAGTTAAGCATTTCATCCTCAAAAGTTAGATATATACTAAATGAATTTGAAGATCAAGGTTTATTGGAAAAAACGCATACTTCTAGTGGTCGTATTCCATCGAATATTGGTTATAACTACTATGTTAAAAATTTGGTAAATAAAGATTCAAATGTTTTATATGAAAAATTAAAGGACATTTTTGCTAGACGTAGAGTTTCAATTGACCAAACTGTCAAAGAAGCAGCAAAAACTATTTGTGAAACAGTTGGTATAACATTAGTTACATCAGAAAGTAATGAGGACGCGACGCTTAAGAGTATTCAATTAGTTCCACTAAACAACTCAGAAGCAACCATTATTTTAGTTACCTCATATGGTGAAGTTACATCTAAAACAATAACTATTGACTTAAATCTCGTGTCAATGGAAGATTTAAAAATTGCGATACGAATATTTAAAGAAAGATTGATAGATGTACCTATTTTAAAACTCAAGAGTACTGCTGAAGCACTCACTCCAATATTGTCAGAAACAATAAAAAACTATGAAAGTATTCTTCAAAGTTTTGTTACAAATGTTTTTGACTTTCAAATTAAAAATGCTAATGTAGTTTACGGTAAAGATAATATAATTTTAGCCGATGATATTTCAAGACAAGACCTAAGTAGAATACTTCACTTAATTGAAAACAAATCGATATGAAAAACAATAGAAAGCGAAATTGATGAAGACAAGAATTTAAAAATTGCAATTTTTGATGATCACAGTACATTTATAAGTAAAAAAATTGAAACACAAAATAAAATTAAAGAAATAGCACTTGTTGGCACAAACCGAATGGATTATGAGAAGGGTTTTAGTGCTCTCAAAGCACTTGAGGAATTTATTGAAAATAAACCAATCACTAGAAAAGAAGAAGGAGAAAAATAA
- the rpsD gene encoding 30S ribosomal protein S4 has translation MRYRGPVFKKSRRYGFSILETGKEFSKGRKRTYAPGQHGNKRVKLSDYGLHLYEKQKVKYVYGLNERQMHKYYIRATKIKGVTGTNLLQLLESRLDNLVYRAGFASTRRQARQLVSHGHFTLNGHKVDIPSMHVEVGSTIELKEKSHKNSVIESNLKDRSASTWLSRKGFSVKYDRMPDRSELHPEIKENFIVEFYSK, from the coding sequence ATGAGATATAGAGGTCCTGTTTTTAAAAAGAGCCGTCGTTATGGTTTTTCAATTTTAGAAACTGGTAAAGAATTTTCAAAAGGTAGAAAAAGAACATATGCACCTGGTCAACACGGAAACAAACGTGTTAAATTAAGTGACTATGGACTTCACCTTTATGAAAAACAAAAAGTTAAATATGTTTATGGTTTAAATGAAAGACAAATGCACAAATACTACATACGTGCTACAAAAATTAAGGGTGTTACAGGTACAAACTTGTTACAACTTTTAGAAAGCCGTCTAGACAACTTAGTTTATAGAGCTGGCTTTGCATCAACACGTCGCCAAGCACGTCAATTAGTTAGCCATGGCCATTTTACATTAAATGGACATAAAGTTGACATCCCTTCAATGCATGTTGAAGTTGGTTCAACAATTGAATTAAAGGAAAAGAGCCACAAAAATTCAGTTATTGAATCGAATCTAAAAGATAGATCAGCATCAACATGATTAAGCCGTAAAGGTTTTAGTGTTAAATATGACAGAATGCCAGATAGAAGCGAATTACATCCAGAAATTAAGGAAAACTTTATTGTTGAGTTCTACTCAAAATAA
- the infC gene encoding translation initiation factor IF-3 gives MINENIPFQKVFVVGANGEKIGVFPTREAIEMAKEQRLDLVLISVQPKPIARILDYGKFKYERKKKQKAAKEKQTVIQNRQIRLTPLIGEHDLNVKAKKAREFLLEGDRIKVSLKFRGRELARPELGHKTLEKFYKAVEDLADIAKDAALVNDRFLDMYLQPNKIKVNKYKKEHNLVDKNSDSQEDSVANENTIEGEQ, from the coding sequence ATGATTAATGAAAACATACCTTTTCAAAAAGTGTTTGTTGTCGGAGCAAATGGTGAAAAAATTGGTGTTTTTCCAACACGTGAAGCCATTGAAATGGCTAAGGAACAAAGATTAGACTTAGTTTTAATCAGTGTTCAACCTAAACCAATTGCGCGTATTTTAGATTATGGAAAATTTAAATACGAAAGAAAAAAGAAACAAAAAGCAGCTAAGGAAAAGCAAACTGTTATTCAAAATCGTCAAATAAGGCTTACACCTCTTATCGGTGAACATGACTTAAATGTCAAAGCTAAAAAAGCAAGAGAATTTTTACTTGAAGGCGATAGAATTAAGGTTAGTTTAAAATTTAGAGGACGTGAATTGGCACGCCCTGAACTAGGTCATAAAACATTAGAAAAATTTTATAAAGCTGTTGAAGACTTAGCAGACATTGCAAAAGATGCTGCATTGGTTAATGACCGTTTCTTAGATATGTATTTACAACCAAATAAAATTAAGGTTAATAAATATAAAAAAGAACATAACTTAGTAGATAAAAATTCAGATAGTCAAGAAGACAGTGTTGCAAATGAAAACACTATCGAAGGAGAACAATAA
- a CDS encoding large conductance mechanosensitive channel protein MscL, translating into MFKKSCNDAWTVVKRGNMFMLAIGLLLGTAFNAVVSSLANDVIMQAIAKLFNVDEVKELKVGNILIGKFLAALISFIIVAFIIFVALIVIYLIRNVIEAKKLKKNPPAVIEPKPTTEELILNELKKLNERLENLEQNRK; encoded by the coding sequence ATGTTTAAAAAATCTTGTAATGATGCTTGAACAGTTGTTAAACGTGGCAATATGTTCATGCTTGCTATCGGTCTTTTATTAGGTACTGCATTTAATGCAGTTGTATCTTCGTTAGCAAACGATGTTATTATGCAAGCAATTGCAAAATTGTTTAATGTTGATGAAGTTAAAGAATTAAAAGTTGGCAATATTTTAATTGGTAAATTCTTAGCAGCACTAATTTCGTTTATTATTGTTGCATTTATAATTTTTGTAGCCTTGATAGTGATATATTTAATTAGAAACGTAATTGAAGCTAAAAAATTAAAGAAAAACCCACCTGCTGTTATTGAACCAAAGCCAACAACAGAAGAACTTATTTTAAATGAACTTAAAAAACTAAATGAAAGACTTGAAAATTTAGAACAAAATAGAAAATAA
- a CDS encoding MAG5620 family putative phospho-sugar mutase, with product MQTSNSKLKDSVIASSDNLLICNNGFLLKSYAGNKIELSTILRLMQAFNNSILNKHCNILLSYEGSSFDSDNFKYIASYFIQKGHIVFNYHNCLSTNLILDEFAYKKGKYDFLIKFNNIINNHYLEVKILDNNFELLNTQVQENIYNYYQNNSWENQEIKLNSPILINEFELIDELTSNEQMLKAFTNVKQRYKTLSYFAYDNDFSKRVGSELLNNYQCKFISNNKNISLSRLKWLSFFATRSLYYKQKIQNIFHFDNNSNLSVCLRLSEKFKWLNSHELVLIYLDFFLEEIKRNGIDITNSFVIVPQNTTFQILELLKQYKVKYYYYDPNGNSKLLKSENCLFAYIENKYIANPRFSNQFNNYYFFICLIWMLNSYTNRNNLLSFKHNQLSERVGKVKIFKKSYKFQFDKIDNLLKYFSLNYKRWFVTYNAYKVWNDNKYMLFKLINNRKHQAIFYWDDIRERLVVEYQMCSHFEDISNSIWIDKIKLQILLYFLIKQSNSSKFTKSIKNKNHP from the coding sequence ATGCAAACAAGTAATTCAAAATTAAAAGATTCAGTTATCGCATCAAGCGATAATCTTTTAATTTGTAATAATGGATTTTTACTTAAATCATATGCAGGAAATAAAATTGAATTATCAACAATCCTTCGACTTATGCAAGCTTTTAATAATTCAATTTTAAATAAGCATTGTAATATTTTATTAAGCTATGAAGGCAGTTCATTTGATAGTGATAATTTTAAATATATAGCATCATATTTTATTCAAAAAGGTCACATTGTATTTAACTATCATAATTGCTTATCCACTAACTTAATTTTAGACGAATTTGCCTATAAAAAAGGTAAATACGACTTTTTGATAAAATTTAATAATATTATAAATAATCACTATCTCGAAGTTAAAATATTAGATAACAACTTTGAACTTTTAAATACCCAAGTACAAGAAAATATATACAATTATTATCAAAATAATTCATGAGAAAATCAGGAAATTAAGCTTAATAGTCCAATATTAATCAATGAATTTGAACTCATTGATGAATTAACTTCAAATGAACAAATGCTTAAGGCTTTTACCAATGTTAAGCAAAGATATAAGACATTGAGTTATTTTGCTTATGATAATGACTTTAGTAAAAGAGTTGGCAGTGAGTTGTTAAATAATTATCAATGTAAATTTATTAGCAATAACAAAAATATTTCACTTTCAAGATTAAAGTGATTATCATTTTTCGCAACACGTTCTCTTTACTACAAACAAAAAATTCAAAACATTTTTCACTTTGATAACAATAGTAATCTTAGTGTTTGTTTAAGATTAAGTGAAAAATTTAAGTGACTAAATTCACATGAATTAGTTTTAATTTACCTTGATTTTTTCTTAGAAGAAATCAAGCGGAATGGAATTGATATTACAAATTCCTTTGTAATTGTTCCTCAAAACACAACATTTCAAATATTAGAATTATTGAAGCAGTATAAAGTTAAATATTATTATTATGATCCAAATGGAAACAGCAAGTTATTAAAGAGTGAAAATTGCTTATTTGCTTATATTGAGAATAAATATATTGCAAATCCACGTTTTTCTAACCAATTTAATAACTATTATTTCTTTATTTGCTTAATCTGAATGCTGAATAGTTATACAAATAGAAATAATTTACTTTCATTTAAACATAATCAACTGAGTGAGCGTGTTGGAAAGGTTAAGATTTTTAAAAAATCATATAAATTTCAATTTGACAAAATTGATAATTTACTGAAATACTTTTCATTAAATTATAAGAGGTGATTTGTTACTTATAATGCTTATAAGGTTTGAAATGATAATAAATATATGCTTTTTAAATTAATTAACAATAGAAAGCACCAAGCAATCTTTTATTGAGATGACATAAGAGAAAGGCTTGTTGTTGAGTACCAAATGTGCAGTCATTTTGAGGACATTTCTAATAGTATTTGAATAGATAAAATTAAGCTTCAAATTTTGTTGTATTTTCTTATAAAACAGTCAAATTCGTCAAAATTCACTAAGAGTATTAAAAACAAAAACCACCCATAG
- the grpE gene encoding nucleotide exchange factor GrpE, with translation MKVVPNLNKFKIGEGIVANVAVYNSSNVYQKHLSKEKVSFILGENTFLPNFDNNIIDRTVRPIIDFVVSFPKNYEVSDFKDKTFRFVVEVLDYQDSEYVKSYKQLIALREEIQKLSTSTGNHLKELEELKAKNEKQMNEINNLKVENDNFSKNVVDIKKQYENQEKIIQKLIEDNKKFVADNTALKEDVDNKAKQIKELMSNKTTKSLEQTSEQESKGVDPAALRKQVDVLRKQLEEQNAELKELRAAKVPETVQRVTVPKEEVDKIKQYALQKFFEDFSTHFATLQGAIKAGARSENSGVKNYVVGFEMIINLINDVLTKHGIRAIEPKIGDDFDPNTQKVLEVEKHADKKHNSIIKVSAVGFKLYDRVIKPALVVINQNSSVDTKAKQEEKSEKVVVETKSENATSKEKKEPKAKVEKTKDKKQTSKKSKKQ, from the coding sequence ATGAAAGTAGTTCCAAATTTAAATAAATTTAAAATTGGTGAGGGCATAGTTGCGAATGTTGCGGTATATAATAGTTCAAATGTATATCAAAAACATTTGTCAAAAGAAAAAGTTAGTTTTATTTTAGGTGAAAACACATTTTTACCAAATTTTGACAACAATATTATTGACCGAACAGTTAGACCGATTATTGACTTTGTTGTAAGTTTTCCAAAAAATTATGAGGTTTCTGATTTTAAAGATAAAACTTTTAGATTTGTTGTTGAAGTTTTAGACTACCAAGACAGCGAATATGTTAAATCGTATAAACAATTAATAGCTTTAAGAGAAGAAATTCAAAAATTAAGCACATCAACAGGTAATCATTTAAAAGAACTTGAAGAACTCAAAGCCAAAAACGAAAAACAAATGAATGAAATTAATAACTTAAAAGTCGAAAATGATAATTTCTCAAAAAATGTTGTTGATATTAAAAAACAATATGAGAACCAAGAAAAAATTATTCAAAAATTAATTGAAGATAATAAGAAATTCGTTGCAGACAATACTGCTTTAAAGGAAGATGTTGACAATAAAGCTAAACAAATTAAAGAATTAATGTCAAATAAAACTACTAAATCATTAGAACAAACAAGCGAGCAAGAAAGTAAAGGTGTTGACCCTGCTGCATTAAGAAAACAAGTTGATGTTCTTAGAAAACAATTAGAAGAGCAAAATGCAGAATTAAAAGAATTAAGAGCTGCAAAGGTTCCTGAAACAGTTCAAAGAGTTACAGTTCCAAAGGAAGAAGTTGACAAAATTAAACAATATGCACTTCAAAAATTCTTCGAAGATTTCTCAACTCATTTTGCCACACTTCAAGGAGCAATTAAAGCAGGTGCTCGATCGGAAAATAGTGGTGTTAAAAACTATGTTGTAGGTTTTGAAATGATTATTAATTTGATTAATGATGTTTTAACAAAACACGGCATCAGAGCAATTGAACCTAAAATTGGAGATGACTTTGATCCTAATACTCAAAAAGTGCTTGAAGTTGAAAAACATGCTGATAAAAAACACAATTCAATTATCAAAGTTAGTGCAGTTGGATTTAAACTATATGATAGAGTTATTAAACCAGCCTTAGTTGTAATTAACCAAAATTCATCAGTTGATACAAAAGCAAAACAAGAAGAAAAAAGCGAAAAAGTTGTTGTTGAAACCAAAAGTGAGAATGCAACTTCTAAAGAGAAAAAAGAGCCAAAAGCAAAAGTTGAAAAGACCAAAGACAAAAAACAAACAAGCAAGAAATCAAAAAAACAGTAA
- a CDS encoding MAGa3780 family membrane protein, whose product MTNSTCEKKCNFDFKNWTILRKITFIFGVIVLAITLLSLVLTWLNTSIKLDKIIKELEAANPGIIAKIQASKAAPSFIGNSWKYTQTFTYMSNFLLGISMVLFGYFYNNKRIQKTFFISVVYITITFAIYWSLIFPKVFGAKYTALALFTSTNVHAINPFIGILILIFNRKNIVVDKKLMFLSNLGVIGYFVLAFVIFWLGRKYSGNFTNNYSNKANVLSQYVDSDIVVYSFLNFIEPFFYRGGKIAIVIALNVLMIVIAIFAPIGLSYFWKSTLRIKFENKVTESIKNE is encoded by the coding sequence ATGACAAATTCTACATGTGAAAAAAAATGTAATTTTGACTTTAAAAATTGAACAATTTTAAGAAAAATTACCTTTATTTTTGGAGTAATTGTTTTAGCAATTACACTATTAAGCTTAGTTTTAACCTGACTAAATACTTCAATTAAATTAGATAAAATAATTAAGGAACTTGAGGCTGCAAACCCTGGCATTATTGCTAAGATTCAAGCATCTAAAGCTGCACCTTCATTTATAGGTAATAGTTGAAAATATACTCAAACGTTTACATATATGTCTAACTTCTTGTTAGGTATTAGTATGGTACTTTTTGGTTACTTTTACAACAATAAAAGAATTCAAAAAACTTTCTTTATTAGTGTTGTTTATATAACTATTACATTTGCAATTTATTGAAGTTTAATTTTCCCAAAAGTATTTGGTGCAAAATATACTGCATTAGCGTTATTTACAAGTACAAATGTTCATGCAATTAACCCTTTTATTGGAATTCTAATTTTAATTTTCAATCGCAAAAATATTGTTGTTGATAAAAAACTTATGTTTTTATCAAATTTAGGTGTAATTGGTTATTTTGTATTAGCTTTTGTGATATTTTGATTAGGCAGAAAATACTCAGGTAACTTTACTAACAATTACTCAAATAAAGCAAATGTGTTAAGTCAATATGTTGACAGTGACATAGTAGTTTATAGTTTCTTAAATTTTATTGAGCCATTCTTTTACCGTGGTGGCAAGATTGCAATTGTGATTGCGTTGAATGTTTTGATGATTGTTATAGCGATCTTTGCACCAATAGGATTAAGTTATTTTTGAAAATCAACATTACGAATAAAATTTGAAAATAAAGTGACCGAAAGTATAAAAAATGAGTAA